The genome window CCCCAAAGACAAGAGGATCTTTCCACTTATTGAGCAGCTTGAATCAAGACAACCTGCTAACTTGAGAAAAGATAGGGAATTTCTGGCTGGCGCCTGGGAATTGCGCTGGAGCAGCTCAAAACAACCCTGGCTTAAGCAAGCTCCCTGGCTCGAAAATCTCCAGCTTTTAGACCCGGAGCAGGGTCAAGGAATGAATCTCCTACGTCTAAAGGGGTTCCTATCGAGTGCCGCGGCAATCAGCGTGCAAGCTAACCTGAGTGTATTAGATCAAAGGCGTGTCGAAGTTAGCTTTCGCCGTGGAGGATGGATAGGACCAATGCTTCCTGGTGGACGACGATTGGAGATTCTTAGGGAGATCAATCAGAATTTTCCTGCATGGCTCGATATCACTGTCCTAGATGAGGAGCTCAGAGTTTGCCGTGGTAATGCAGGGACCATCTTTGCTCTCATCCGCCGGACAGATATCAGAATCGGTGATCTGATGTGAGAAGATGGCAAACTCTTGACAGATGTTTATTGCCTCTCTTCAATCTAGCCTAGTGCACTGCAGTCACTGCTACAACTTTATGTATAATCTAGCATTAGGATATTAGTTGGTTAAACTGTGGTTATGCTTTACAAAGCCTCTAGTAAGCACTGGGTCTTATCATCCTGAATCTTTATAGTCTCTAAGCTAGCAGTCGGAAGAAAACAAGCTCAATCGCTGCTATTGTCACTATCATGGTCATCTGTTCTTTCTAGGCCAGCTAGCTAACAGAGTCCTCTTGACAACAGCCAATATTGATTTATAATGCATATTATATACTAATTAGACATCAACATACAGCAAGCTTTCTAAGGTACCACGCTATTTTTTGAATCTTCCTTATCGAGTAATTCCTTAGCAATTACCTCTACATCAATCACTTCCGTC of cyanobiont of Ornithocercus magnificus contains these proteins:
- a CDS encoding PAP fibrillin, with product MKIGTNPRSNLLELLQYNPKDKRIFPLIEQLESRQPANLRKDREFLAGAWELRWSSSKQPWLKQAPWLENLQLLDPEQGQGMNLLRLKGFLSSAAAISVQANLSVLDQRRVEVSFRRGGWIGPMLPGGRRLEILREINQNFPAWLDITVLDEELRVCRGNAGTIFALIRRTDIRIGDLM